From one Callithrix jacchus isolate 240 chromosome 2, calJac240_pri, whole genome shotgun sequence genomic stretch:
- the ZCWPW1 gene encoding zinc finger CW-type PWWP domain protein 1 isoform X5: MFHKFHLITFLSECGKGPKRIFAPPAQKSYNLIPFSPNSPKEETLGISSPETEARISLPKPRLKKEEKATTNNASSRGQEKKRKAQNNKQAEKKEKEKSSLTNAEFEEIVQIVLQKSLQEHLGMGSGLDFAETSCAQPIVSTQSDKEPGITASATDTDNADGEEVPHTQEISVSWEGEGVPEIRTSKLGQSDPAPSEKKSSRLSLSKRKKEAGDEKVEKTQSEHELRQKDQLKKTVQDHSQIRDQQKGERSGFDKEYNRCDIPEETWTGLESDVAYASYVPGSIIWAKQYGYPWWPGMIESDPDLGEYFLFTSHLDSLPSKYHVTFFGETVSRAWIPVNMLKNFQELSLEPSGMKKHRNKDCSQQLGVALMMAQEAKQISIQERVNLFGFWSRFNGSNSNGERKDLQLSGFNSPGSCLEKKEKEEELEKEGKKMDPTLPSCNQVKAQTKKNKPRGTAGGGGRTLQRKIMKRSLGRKSTAPPAPRMERKEGQGNSDSDQPGPKKKFKAPQSKALAASFSEGKEVRMVPKDLGPPAREGACPSAAKEEPRPRQPLTQKAGSVSIDDETSSDLDLEQLMEDVGRELGQSGELQHSDSDGEDFPVALFGK; encoded by the exons ATGTTTCACAAATTCCACTTGATCACATTTCTTTCAGAATGTGGAAAGGGACCAAAGAGAATCTTTGCCCCACCTGCACAAAAATCTTACAACCTGATACCTTTTAGCCCTAACTCACCCAAAGAGGAGACCCTGGGGATCAGTTCCCCAGAGACAGAGGCCAGGATAAGCCTGCCAAAGCCCAGGttaaagaaggaggaaaaagcaACTACAAACAATGCTTCCAGCAggggccaggaaaaaaaaagaaaggcacaaaACAACAAGcaagcagagaagaaagaaaag GAAAAGTCAAGTCTTACCAATGCAGAATTTGAGGAGATTGTCCAGATTGTGCTGCAGAAGTCCCTTCAGGAGCACTTGG GGATGGGATCTGGCCTTGATTTTGCAGAGACTTCTTGTGCCCAGCCCATAGTATCTACCCAGTCAGACAAGGAGCCAGGAATTACTGCTTCTGCTACTGATACTGACAATGCTGATGG AGAGGAGGTACCACATACTCAAGAGATTTCAGTGTCTTGGGAAGGTGAAGGTGTCCCTGAGATAAGGACATCTAAGCTAGGCCAATCAGATCCTGCACCCTCTGAGAAGAAATCCAGTAGACTCTctttaagcaaaagaaagaaggaagctg GAGATGAGAAGGTGGAGAAAACTCAAAGTGAACATGAGCTCAGACAGAAAGACCAACTAAAGAAAACAGTTCAGGATCATTCCCAGATCAGGGACCagcaaaaaggagagagaagtggTTTCG ATAAGGAGTATAATCGCTGTGATATTCCTGAGGAGACCTGGACGGGGCTTGAGAGTGATGTGGCCTATGCCTCCTACGTCCCAGGATCCATCATTTGGGCCAAGCAATACGGTTACCCCTG GTGGCCAGGCATGATAGAATCTGATCCTGACTTGggggaatattttctttttacttcccaTCTTGATTCTCTGCCG TCTAAGTACCATGTGACATTTTTTGGAGAAACAGTTTCTCGTGCATGGATCCCAGTCAACATGCTGAAGAACTTCCAGGAGCTGTCCCTGGAGCCATCAGGCATG aaaaagcacAGAAACAAGGACTGCAGCCAGCAACTGGGGGTGGCCCTGATGATGGCTCAAGAGGCAAAACAGATCAGCATTCAG GAACGGGTTAACTTGTTTGGTTTCTGGAGCCGATTCAATGGATCTAACAGTAATGGGGAAAGAAAAG ACTTACAGCTCTCTGGGTTCAACAGCCCAGGATCCTGCttggagaaaaaggagaaggaggaagagttagaaaaggagggaaagaaaatg GACCCAACTTTGCCCAGTTGCAACCAAGTCAAAGCACAGACCAAAAAAAACAAGCCAAGAG GCACGGCAGGTGGCGGAGGCAGGACACTGCAGAGGAAGATAATGAAGAGATCTCTGGGCAGGAAATCCACAGCTCCTCCTGCACCcagaatggaaaggaaagaaggccaaGGGAATTCAGATTCTGACCAGCCAG GccctaagaaaaaatttaaagctcCCCAGAGCAAGGCCTTGGCAGCCAGcttttcagaaggaaaagaagtTAGAATGGTGCCAAAGGACCTGGGCCCACCAGCACGTGAGGGTGCCTGCCCCTCAGCTGCAAAAGAAGAGCCCAGACCCCGGCAACCCCTGACCCAGAAGGCTGGAAGTGTCTCCATTGACGACGAAACCTCCAGTGACCTGGACTTGGAGCAACTCATGGAAGATGTTGGGAGAGAGCTGGGTCAGAGTGGGGAGCTGCAGCACAGCGACAGTGATGGCGAGGACTTCCCTGTGGCCCTATTTGGGAAGTAG
- the ZCWPW1 gene encoding zinc finger CW-type PWWP domain protein 1 isoform X1 produces MFHKFHLITFLSECGKGPKRIFAPPAQKSYNLIPFSPNSPKEETLGISSPETEARISLPKPRLKKEEKATTNNASSRGQEKKRKAQNNKQAEKKEKEKSSLTNAEFEEIVQIVLQKSLQEHLGMGSGLDFAETSCAQPIVSTQSDKEPGITASATDTDNADGEEVPHTQEISVSWEGEGVPEIRTSKLGQSDPAPSEKKSSRLSLSKRKKEAGDEKVEKTQSEHELRQKDQLKKTVQDHSQIRDQQKGERSGFDQCLVWVQCSFPNCGKWRRLCGNVDPSVLPDNWSCDQNTDKEYNRCDIPEETWTGLESDVAYASYVPGSIIWAKQYGYPWWPGMIESDPDLGEYFLFTSHLDSLPSKYHVTFFGETVSRAWIPVNMLKNFQELSLEPSGMKKHRNKDCSQQLGVALMMAQEAKQISIQERVNLFGFWSRFNGSNSNGERKDLQLSGFNSPGSCLEKKEKEEELEKEGKKMDPTLPSCNQVKAQTKKNKPRGTAGGGGRTLQRKIMKRSLGRKSTAPPAPRMERKEGQGNSDSDQPGPKKKFKAPQSKALAASFSEGKEVRMVPKDLGPPAREGACPSAAKEEPRPRQPLTQKAGSVSIDDETSSDLDLEQLMEDVGRELGQSGELQHSDSDGEDFPVALFGK; encoded by the exons ATGTTTCACAAATTCCACTTGATCACATTTCTTTCAGAATGTGGAAAGGGACCAAAGAGAATCTTTGCCCCACCTGCACAAAAATCTTACAACCTGATACCTTTTAGCCCTAACTCACCCAAAGAGGAGACCCTGGGGATCAGTTCCCCAGAGACAGAGGCCAGGATAAGCCTGCCAAAGCCCAGGttaaagaaggaggaaaaagcaACTACAAACAATGCTTCCAGCAggggccaggaaaaaaaaagaaaggcacaaaACAACAAGcaagcagagaagaaagaaaag GAAAAGTCAAGTCTTACCAATGCAGAATTTGAGGAGATTGTCCAGATTGTGCTGCAGAAGTCCCTTCAGGAGCACTTGG GGATGGGATCTGGCCTTGATTTTGCAGAGACTTCTTGTGCCCAGCCCATAGTATCTACCCAGTCAGACAAGGAGCCAGGAATTACTGCTTCTGCTACTGATACTGACAATGCTGATGG AGAGGAGGTACCACATACTCAAGAGATTTCAGTGTCTTGGGAAGGTGAAGGTGTCCCTGAGATAAGGACATCTAAGCTAGGCCAATCAGATCCTGCACCCTCTGAGAAGAAATCCAGTAGACTCTctttaagcaaaagaaagaaggaagctg GAGATGAGAAGGTGGAGAAAACTCAAAGTGAACATGAGCTCAGACAGAAAGACCAACTAAAGAAAACAGTTCAGGATCATTCCCAGATCAGGGACCagcaaaaaggagagagaagtggTTTCG ATCAATGTCTGGTCTGGGTCCAGTGTTCCTTCCCAAACTGTGGGAAATGGAGGCGGCTGTGTGGGAACGTTGACCCCTCAGTTCTCCCAGATAATTGGTCCTGTGACCAGAACACAG ATAAGGAGTATAATCGCTGTGATATTCCTGAGGAGACCTGGACGGGGCTTGAGAGTGATGTGGCCTATGCCTCCTACGTCCCAGGATCCATCATTTGGGCCAAGCAATACGGTTACCCCTG GTGGCCAGGCATGATAGAATCTGATCCTGACTTGggggaatattttctttttacttcccaTCTTGATTCTCTGCCG TCTAAGTACCATGTGACATTTTTTGGAGAAACAGTTTCTCGTGCATGGATCCCAGTCAACATGCTGAAGAACTTCCAGGAGCTGTCCCTGGAGCCATCAGGCATG aaaaagcacAGAAACAAGGACTGCAGCCAGCAACTGGGGGTGGCCCTGATGATGGCTCAAGAGGCAAAACAGATCAGCATTCAG GAACGGGTTAACTTGTTTGGTTTCTGGAGCCGATTCAATGGATCTAACAGTAATGGGGAAAGAAAAG ACTTACAGCTCTCTGGGTTCAACAGCCCAGGATCCTGCttggagaaaaaggagaaggaggaagagttagaaaaggagggaaagaaaatg GACCCAACTTTGCCCAGTTGCAACCAAGTCAAAGCACAGACCAAAAAAAACAAGCCAAGAG GCACGGCAGGTGGCGGAGGCAGGACACTGCAGAGGAAGATAATGAAGAGATCTCTGGGCAGGAAATCCACAGCTCCTCCTGCACCcagaatggaaaggaaagaaggccaaGGGAATTCAGATTCTGACCAGCCAG GccctaagaaaaaatttaaagctcCCCAGAGCAAGGCCTTGGCAGCCAGcttttcagaaggaaaagaagtTAGAATGGTGCCAAAGGACCTGGGCCCACCAGCACGTGAGGGTGCCTGCCCCTCAGCTGCAAAAGAAGAGCCCAGACCCCGGCAACCCCTGACCCAGAAGGCTGGAAGTGTCTCCATTGACGACGAAACCTCCAGTGACCTGGACTTGGAGCAACTCATGGAAGATGTTGGGAGAGAGCTGGGTCAGAGTGGGGAGCTGCAGCACAGCGACAGTGATGGCGAGGACTTCCCTGTGGCCCTATTTGGGAAGTAG
- the ZCWPW1 gene encoding zinc finger CW-type PWWP domain protein 1 isoform X6 produces the protein MFHKFHLITFLSECGKGPKRIFAPPAQKSYNLIPFSPNSPKEETLGISSPETEARISLPKPRLKKEEKATTNNASSRGQEKKRKAQNNKQAEKKEKEKSSLTNAEFEEIVQIVLQKSLQEHLGMGSGLDFAETSCAQPIVSTQSDKEPGITASATDTDNADGEEVPHTQEISVSWEGEGVPEIRTSKLGQSDPAPSEKKSSRLSLSKRKKEAGDEKVEKTQSEHELRQKDQLKKTVQDHSQIRDQQKGERSGFDQCLVWVQCSFPNCGKWRRLCGNVDPSVLPDNWSCDQNTADKEYNRCDIPEETWTGLESDVAYASYVPGSIIWAKQYGYPWWPGMIESDPDLGEYFLFTSHLDSLPSKYHVTFFGETVSRAWIPVNMLKNFQELSLEPSGMKKHRNKDCSQQLGVALMMAQEAKQISIQDPTLPSCNQVKAQTKKNKPRGTAGGGGRTLQRKIMKRSLGRKSTAPPAPRMERKEGQGNSDSDQPGPKKKFKAPQSKALAASFSEGKEVRMVPKDLGPPAREGACPSAAKEEPRPRQPLTQKAGSVSIDDETSSDLDLEQLMEDVGRELGQSGELQHSDSDGEDFPVALFGK, from the exons ATGTTTCACAAATTCCACTTGATCACATTTCTTTCAGAATGTGGAAAGGGACCAAAGAGAATCTTTGCCCCACCTGCACAAAAATCTTACAACCTGATACCTTTTAGCCCTAACTCACCCAAAGAGGAGACCCTGGGGATCAGTTCCCCAGAGACAGAGGCCAGGATAAGCCTGCCAAAGCCCAGGttaaagaaggaggaaaaagcaACTACAAACAATGCTTCCAGCAggggccaggaaaaaaaaagaaaggcacaaaACAACAAGcaagcagagaagaaagaaaag GAAAAGTCAAGTCTTACCAATGCAGAATTTGAGGAGATTGTCCAGATTGTGCTGCAGAAGTCCCTTCAGGAGCACTTGG GGATGGGATCTGGCCTTGATTTTGCAGAGACTTCTTGTGCCCAGCCCATAGTATCTACCCAGTCAGACAAGGAGCCAGGAATTACTGCTTCTGCTACTGATACTGACAATGCTGATGG AGAGGAGGTACCACATACTCAAGAGATTTCAGTGTCTTGGGAAGGTGAAGGTGTCCCTGAGATAAGGACATCTAAGCTAGGCCAATCAGATCCTGCACCCTCTGAGAAGAAATCCAGTAGACTCTctttaagcaaaagaaagaaggaagctg GAGATGAGAAGGTGGAGAAAACTCAAAGTGAACATGAGCTCAGACAGAAAGACCAACTAAAGAAAACAGTTCAGGATCATTCCCAGATCAGGGACCagcaaaaaggagagagaagtggTTTCG ATCAATGTCTGGTCTGGGTCCAGTGTTCCTTCCCAAACTGTGGGAAATGGAGGCGGCTGTGTGGGAACGTTGACCCCTCAGTTCTCCCAGATAATTGGTCCTGTGACCAGAACACAG CAGATAAGGAGTATAATCGCTGTGATATTCCTGAGGAGACCTGGACGGGGCTTGAGAGTGATGTGGCCTATGCCTCCTACGTCCCAGGATCCATCATTTGGGCCAAGCAATACGGTTACCCCTG GTGGCCAGGCATGATAGAATCTGATCCTGACTTGggggaatattttctttttacttcccaTCTTGATTCTCTGCCG TCTAAGTACCATGTGACATTTTTTGGAGAAACAGTTTCTCGTGCATGGATCCCAGTCAACATGCTGAAGAACTTCCAGGAGCTGTCCCTGGAGCCATCAGGCATG aaaaagcacAGAAACAAGGACTGCAGCCAGCAACTGGGGGTGGCCCTGATGATGGCTCAAGAGGCAAAACAGATCAGCATTCAG GACCCAACTTTGCCCAGTTGCAACCAAGTCAAAGCACAGACCAAAAAAAACAAGCCAAGAG GCACGGCAGGTGGCGGAGGCAGGACACTGCAGAGGAAGATAATGAAGAGATCTCTGGGCAGGAAATCCACAGCTCCTCCTGCACCcagaatggaaaggaaagaaggccaaGGGAATTCAGATTCTGACCAGCCAG GccctaagaaaaaatttaaagctcCCCAGAGCAAGGCCTTGGCAGCCAGcttttcagaaggaaaagaagtTAGAATGGTGCCAAAGGACCTGGGCCCACCAGCACGTGAGGGTGCCTGCCCCTCAGCTGCAAAAGAAGAGCCCAGACCCCGGCAACCCCTGACCCAGAAGGCTGGAAGTGTCTCCATTGACGACGAAACCTCCAGTGACCTGGACTTGGAGCAACTCATGGAAGATGTTGGGAGAGAGCTGGGTCAGAGTGGGGAGCTGCAGCACAGCGACAGTGATGGCGAGGACTTCCCTGTGGCCCTATTTGGGAAGTAG
- the ZCWPW1 gene encoding zinc finger CW-type PWWP domain protein 1 isoform X7, giving the protein MFHKFHLITFLSECGKGPKRIFAPPAQKSYNLIPFSPNSPKEETLGISSPETEARISLPKPRLKKEEKATTNNASSRGQEKKRKAQNNKQAEKKEKEKSSLTNAEFEEIVQIVLQKSLQEHLGMGSGLDFAETSCAQPIVSTQSDKEPGITASATDTDNADGEEVPHTQEISVSWEGEGVPEIRTSKLGQSDPAPSEKKSSRLSLSKRKKEAGDEKVEKTQSEHELRQKDQLKKTVQDHSQIRDQQKGERSGFDQCLVWVQCSFPNCGKWRRLCGNVDPSVLPDNWSCDQNTADKEYNRCDIPEETWTGLESDVAYASYVPGSIIWAKQYGYPWWPGMIESDPDLGEYFLFTSHLDSLPSKYHVTFFGETVSRAWIPVNMLKNFQELSLEPSGMKKHRNKDCSQQLGVALMMAQEAKQISIQERVNLFGFWSRFNGSNSNGERKDLQLSGFNSPGSCLEKKEKEEELEKEGKKMDPTLPSCNQVKAQTKKNKPRGTAGGGGRTLQRKIMKRSLGRKSTAPPAPRMERKEGQGNSDSDQPGSRS; this is encoded by the exons ATGTTTCACAAATTCCACTTGATCACATTTCTTTCAGAATGTGGAAAGGGACCAAAGAGAATCTTTGCCCCACCTGCACAAAAATCTTACAACCTGATACCTTTTAGCCCTAACTCACCCAAAGAGGAGACCCTGGGGATCAGTTCCCCAGAGACAGAGGCCAGGATAAGCCTGCCAAAGCCCAGGttaaagaaggaggaaaaagcaACTACAAACAATGCTTCCAGCAggggccaggaaaaaaaaagaaaggcacaaaACAACAAGcaagcagagaagaaagaaaag GAAAAGTCAAGTCTTACCAATGCAGAATTTGAGGAGATTGTCCAGATTGTGCTGCAGAAGTCCCTTCAGGAGCACTTGG GGATGGGATCTGGCCTTGATTTTGCAGAGACTTCTTGTGCCCAGCCCATAGTATCTACCCAGTCAGACAAGGAGCCAGGAATTACTGCTTCTGCTACTGATACTGACAATGCTGATGG AGAGGAGGTACCACATACTCAAGAGATTTCAGTGTCTTGGGAAGGTGAAGGTGTCCCTGAGATAAGGACATCTAAGCTAGGCCAATCAGATCCTGCACCCTCTGAGAAGAAATCCAGTAGACTCTctttaagcaaaagaaagaaggaagctg GAGATGAGAAGGTGGAGAAAACTCAAAGTGAACATGAGCTCAGACAGAAAGACCAACTAAAGAAAACAGTTCAGGATCATTCCCAGATCAGGGACCagcaaaaaggagagagaagtggTTTCG ATCAATGTCTGGTCTGGGTCCAGTGTTCCTTCCCAAACTGTGGGAAATGGAGGCGGCTGTGTGGGAACGTTGACCCCTCAGTTCTCCCAGATAATTGGTCCTGTGACCAGAACACAG CAGATAAGGAGTATAATCGCTGTGATATTCCTGAGGAGACCTGGACGGGGCTTGAGAGTGATGTGGCCTATGCCTCCTACGTCCCAGGATCCATCATTTGGGCCAAGCAATACGGTTACCCCTG GTGGCCAGGCATGATAGAATCTGATCCTGACTTGggggaatattttctttttacttcccaTCTTGATTCTCTGCCG TCTAAGTACCATGTGACATTTTTTGGAGAAACAGTTTCTCGTGCATGGATCCCAGTCAACATGCTGAAGAACTTCCAGGAGCTGTCCCTGGAGCCATCAGGCATG aaaaagcacAGAAACAAGGACTGCAGCCAGCAACTGGGGGTGGCCCTGATGATGGCTCAAGAGGCAAAACAGATCAGCATTCAG GAACGGGTTAACTTGTTTGGTTTCTGGAGCCGATTCAATGGATCTAACAGTAATGGGGAAAGAAAAG ACTTACAGCTCTCTGGGTTCAACAGCCCAGGATCCTGCttggagaaaaaggagaaggaggaagagttagaaaaggagggaaagaaaatg GACCCAACTTTGCCCAGTTGCAACCAAGTCAAAGCACAGACCAAAAAAAACAAGCCAAGAG GCACGGCAGGTGGCGGAGGCAGGACACTGCAGAGGAAGATAATGAAGAGATCTCTGGGCAGGAAATCCACAGCTCCTCCTGCACCcagaatggaaaggaaagaaggccaaGGGAATTCAGATTCTGACCAGCCAG
- the ZCWPW1 gene encoding zinc finger CW-type PWWP domain protein 1 isoform X10 yields MFHKFHLITFLSECGKGPKRIFAPPAQKSYNLIPFSPNSPKEETLGISSPETEARISLPKPRLKKEEKATTNNASSRGQEKKRKAQNNKQAEKKEKEKSSLTNAEFEEIVQIVLQKSLQEHLGMGSGLDFAETSCAQPIVSTQSDKEPGITASATDTDNADGEEVPHTQEISVSWEGEGVPEIRTSKLGQSDPAPSEKKSSRLSLSKRKKEAGDEKVEKTQSEHELRQKDQLKKTVQDHSQIRDQQKGERSGFDQCLVWVQCSFPNCGKWRRLCGNVDPSVLPDNWSCDQNTADKEYNRCDIPEETWTGLESDVAYASYVPGSIIWAKQYGYPWWPGMIESDPDLGEYFLFTSHLDSLPSKYHVTFFGETVSRAWIPVNMLKNFQELSLEPSGMKKHRNKDCSQQLGVALMMAQEAKQISIQERVNLFGFWSRFNGSNSNGERKDLQLSGFNSPGSCLEKKEKEEELEKEGKKMDPTLPSCNQVKAQTKKNKPRGTAGGGGRTLQRKIMKRSLGRKSTAPPAPRMERKEGQGNSDSDQPGPKKKFKAPQSKALAASFSEGKEVRMVPKDLGPPAREGACPSAAKEEPRPRQPLTQKAGSVSIDDETSSDLDLEQLMEDVGRELGQSGELQHSDSDGEDFPVALFGK; encoded by the exons ATGTTTCACAAATTCCACTTGATCACATTTCTTTCAGAATGTGGAAAGGGACCAAAGAGAATCTTTGCCCCACCTGCACAAAAATCTTACAACCTGATACCTTTTAGCCCTAACTCACCCAAAGAGGAGACCCTGGGGATCAGTTCCCCAGAGACAGAGGCCAGGATAAGCCTGCCAAAGCCCAGGttaaagaaggaggaaaaagcaACTACAAACAATGCTTCCAGCAggggccaggaaaaaaaaagaaaggcacaaaACAACAAGcaagcagagaagaaagaaaag GAAAAGTCAAGTCTTACCAATGCAGAATTTGAGGAGATTGTCCAGATTGTGCTGCAGAAGTCCCTTCAGGAGCACTTGG GGATGGGATCTGGCCTTGATTTTGCAGAGACTTCTTGTGCCCAGCCCATAGTATCTACCCAGTCAGACAAGGAGCCAGGAATTACTGCTTCTGCTACTGATACTGACAATGCTGATGG AGAGGAGGTACCACATACTCAAGAGATTTCAGTGTCTTGGGAAGGTGAAGGTGTCCCTGAGATAAGGACATCTAAGCTAGGCCAATCAGATCCTGCACCCTCTGAGAAGAAATCCAGTAGACTCTctttaagcaaaagaaagaaggaagctg GAGATGAGAAGGTGGAGAAAACTCAAAGTGAACATGAGCTCAGACAGAAAGACCAACTAAAGAAAACAGTTCAGGATCATTCCCAGATCAGGGACCagcaaaaaggagagagaagtggTTTCG ATCAATGTCTGGTCTGGGTCCAGTGTTCCTTCCCAAACTGTGGGAAATGGAGGCGGCTGTGTGGGAACGTTGACCCCTCAGTTCTCCCAGATAATTGGTCCTGTGACCAGAACACAG CAGATAAGGAGTATAATCGCTGTGATATTCCTGAGGAGACCTGGACGGGGCTTGAGAGTGATGTGGCCTATGCCTCCTACGTCCCAGGATCCATCATTTGGGCCAAGCAATACGGTTACCCCTG GTGGCCAGGCATGATAGAATCTGATCCTGACTTGggggaatattttctttttacttcccaTCTTGATTCTCTGCCG TCTAAGTACCATGTGACATTTTTTGGAGAAACAGTTTCTCGTGCATGGATCCCAGTCAACATGCTGAAGAACTTCCAGGAGCTGTCCCTGGAGCCATCAGGCATG aaaaagcacAGAAACAAGGACTGCAGCCAGCAACTGGGGGTGGCCCTGATGATGGCTCAAGAGGCAAAACAGATCAGCATTCAG GAACGGGTTAACTTGTTTGGTTTCTGGAGCCGATTCAATGGATCTAACAGTAATGGGGAAAGAAAAG ACTTACAGCTCTCTGGGTTCAACAGCCCAGGATCCTGCttggagaaaaaggagaaggaggaagagttagaaaaggagggaaagaaaatg GACCCAACTTTGCCCAGTTGCAACCAAGTCAAAGCACAGACCAAAAAAAACAAGCCAAGAG GCACGGCAGGTGGCGGAGGCAGGACACTGCAGAGGAAGATAATGAAGAGATCTCTGGGCAGGAAATCCACAGCTCCTCCTGCACCcagaatggaaaggaaagaaggccaaGGGAATTCAGATTCTGACCAGCCAG GccctaagaaaaaatttaaagctcCCCAGAGCAAGGCCTTGGCAGCCAGcttttcagaaggaaaagaagtTAGAATGGTGCCAAAGGACCTGGGCCCACCAGCACGTGAGGGTGCCTGCCCCTCAGCTGCAAAAGAAGAGCCCAGACCCCGGCAACCCCTGACCCAGAAGGCTGGAAGTGTCTCCATTGACGACGAAACCTCCAGTGACCTGGACTTGGAGCAACTCATGGAAGATGTTGGGAGAGAGCTGGGTCAGAGTGGGGAGCTGCAGCACAGCGACAGTGATGGCGAGGACTTCCCTGTGGCCCTATTTGGGAAGTAG
- the ZCWPW1 gene encoding zinc finger CW-type PWWP domain protein 1 isoform X9: MGSGLDFAETSCAQPIVSTQSDKEPGITASATDTDNADGEEVPHTQEISVSWEGEGVPEIRTSKLGQSDPAPSEKKSSRLSLSKRKKEAGDEKVEKTQSEHELRQKDQLKKTVQDHSQIRDQQKGERSGFDQCLVWVQCSFPNCGKWRRLCGNVDPSVLPDNWSCDQNTADKEYNRCDIPEETWTGLESDVAYASYVPGSIIWAKQYGYPWWPGMIESDPDLGEYFLFTSHLDSLPSKYHVTFFGETVSRAWIPVNMLKNFQELSLEPSGMKKHRNKDCSQQLGVALMMAQEAKQISIQERVNLFGFWSRFNGSNSNGERKDLQLSGFNSPGSCLEKKEKEEELEKEGKKMDPTLPSCNQVKAQTKKNKPRGTAGGGGRTLQRKIMKRSLGRKSTAPPAPRMERKEGQGNSDSDQPGPKKKFKAPQSKALAASFSEGKEVRMVPKDLGPPAREGACPSAAKEEPRPRQPLTQKAGSVSIDDETSSDLDLEQLMEDVGRELGQSGELQHSDSDGEDFPVALFGK; this comes from the exons ATGGGATCTGGCCTTGATTTTGCAGAGACTTCTTGTGCCCAGCCCATAGTATCTACCCAGTCAGACAAGGAGCCAGGAATTACTGCTTCTGCTACTGATACTGACAATGCTGATGG AGAGGAGGTACCACATACTCAAGAGATTTCAGTGTCTTGGGAAGGTGAAGGTGTCCCTGAGATAAGGACATCTAAGCTAGGCCAATCAGATCCTGCACCCTCTGAGAAGAAATCCAGTAGACTCTctttaagcaaaagaaagaaggaagctg GAGATGAGAAGGTGGAGAAAACTCAAAGTGAACATGAGCTCAGACAGAAAGACCAACTAAAGAAAACAGTTCAGGATCATTCCCAGATCAGGGACCagcaaaaaggagagagaagtggTTTCG ATCAATGTCTGGTCTGGGTCCAGTGTTCCTTCCCAAACTGTGGGAAATGGAGGCGGCTGTGTGGGAACGTTGACCCCTCAGTTCTCCCAGATAATTGGTCCTGTGACCAGAACACAG CAGATAAGGAGTATAATCGCTGTGATATTCCTGAGGAGACCTGGACGGGGCTTGAGAGTGATGTGGCCTATGCCTCCTACGTCCCAGGATCCATCATTTGGGCCAAGCAATACGGTTACCCCTG GTGGCCAGGCATGATAGAATCTGATCCTGACTTGggggaatattttctttttacttcccaTCTTGATTCTCTGCCG TCTAAGTACCATGTGACATTTTTTGGAGAAACAGTTTCTCGTGCATGGATCCCAGTCAACATGCTGAAGAACTTCCAGGAGCTGTCCCTGGAGCCATCAGGCATG aaaaagcacAGAAACAAGGACTGCAGCCAGCAACTGGGGGTGGCCCTGATGATGGCTCAAGAGGCAAAACAGATCAGCATTCAG GAACGGGTTAACTTGTTTGGTTTCTGGAGCCGATTCAATGGATCTAACAGTAATGGGGAAAGAAAAG ACTTACAGCTCTCTGGGTTCAACAGCCCAGGATCCTGCttggagaaaaaggagaaggaggaagagttagaaaaggagggaaagaaaatg GACCCAACTTTGCCCAGTTGCAACCAAGTCAAAGCACAGACCAAAAAAAACAAGCCAAGAG GCACGGCAGGTGGCGGAGGCAGGACACTGCAGAGGAAGATAATGAAGAGATCTCTGGGCAGGAAATCCACAGCTCCTCCTGCACCcagaatggaaaggaaagaaggccaaGGGAATTCAGATTCTGACCAGCCAG GccctaagaaaaaatttaaagctcCCCAGAGCAAGGCCTTGGCAGCCAGcttttcagaaggaaaagaagtTAGAATGGTGCCAAAGGACCTGGGCCCACCAGCACGTGAGGGTGCCTGCCCCTCAGCTGCAAAAGAAGAGCCCAGACCCCGGCAACCCCTGACCCAGAAGGCTGGAAGTGTCTCCATTGACGACGAAACCTCCAGTGACCTGGACTTGGAGCAACTCATGGAAGATGTTGGGAGAGAGCTGGGTCAGAGTGGGGAGCTGCAGCACAGCGACAGTGATGGCGAGGACTTCCCTGTGGCCCTATTTGGGAAGTAG